From Pelotomaculum schinkii, the proteins below share one genomic window:
- a CDS encoding glycyl-radical enzyme activating protein, whose amino-acid sequence MDNEKIGKIIDIQRYTVHDGPGIRTGVFLKGCPLRCLWCHSPESQALEDEIAWFEIKCIGLANCGRCLQVCPTGALTKGPKIFSKFEKKEIQVIDFNRNKCNKCGLCTQVCPSKALYLTGKDISVDEIMEIIEKDRLFYRCSNGGVTVSGGEPMVQYKFVKELLKECKSRRLHVCLDTSGYAKWEHYKEVLEFVDLFLYDLKHMDTLQSKRLIGEPNELILENACNLAKAGAAMQIRIPIIPGYNDSEENIRATGQFCSSLGSAVKLVQILPYHRLGSGKYDRLGKKYYLEDLKPPGKEHMNLCKDIIESYGLKVIIG is encoded by the coding sequence ATGGACAACGAGAAAATAGGAAAAATTATTGATATCCAAAGATACACGGTGCATGACGGACCCGGGATTAGAACAGGGGTTTTCTTGAAAGGATGCCCCCTGAGGTGTCTATGGTGTCACAGCCCGGAATCACAGGCCCTTGAAGATGAAATCGCCTGGTTTGAAATAAAATGCATAGGTCTGGCTAATTGTGGAAGGTGTCTGCAGGTTTGTCCAACCGGAGCTTTGACAAAAGGGCCTAAGATTTTTTCAAAATTTGAAAAAAAAGAAATTCAGGTTATTGATTTTAATAGAAACAAATGCAACAAATGTGGTTTATGTACCCAGGTCTGCCCATCAAAAGCGTTGTACTTAACCGGAAAAGATATCAGTGTTGATGAGATTATGGAAATAATAGAAAAGGACAGATTATTCTACCGGTGCTCAAATGGAGGGGTTACAGTATCCGGTGGTGAACCGATGGTACAGTACAAGTTTGTCAAAGAGTTATTAAAGGAATGTAAAAGCAGGAGATTGCATGTATGTCTGGATACGAGCGGATACGCAAAATGGGAGCATTACAAAGAGGTTCTGGAGTTTGTGGATCTTTTTCTTTACGATTTAAAGCATATGGACACGTTGCAATCGAAGAGATTAATCGGCGAGCCAAATGAGTTAATCCTGGAAAATGCTTGTAACTTGGCAAAGGCAGGCGCGGCTATGCAAATCAGAATTCCTATAATTCCAGGTTATAACGATTCAGAGGAAAATATCCGGGCGACAGGCCAATTTTGCTCAAGTTTGGGTTCAGCAGTAAAGCTGGTTCAGATTCTTCCGTACCATCGATTGGGTTCTGGAAAGTATGACAGGCTGGGGAAAAAATATTATTTGGAGGATCTTAAACCACCTGGTAAAGAACATATGAATTTATGCAAAGATATTATTGAATCTTACGGGCTTAAGGTGATAATAGGTTAA
- a CDS encoding molybdopterin molybdotransferase MoeA: MLRNVKLEEAQDILLSLTAPLPGETVPLLQALGRVAARDLYADQSLPPCPQAVVDGYAVCAGVNSCGGGGYVVKERLSPGKTATSPLSSGQAAYVATGCALPAGTTAVVPHEIARLSGERVVFTEEVLQGDNIREPGEDFQAGSLLVSRGTRLSPGLTSVLAAFGKSNVTVFRRPKVAVLSLGGGVVSYHNIPEPGQLRDSNGPLIAALALEDGGQVTNVEVSGGESAACLKEHLENLMQQADLVITTGGAASGDDDQATYMLKNIGAHLLFWGIKIKPGSHSGAAIVNNKIIIALSGNPAACAAGYHLLAGPVLRALQELPPYPKVLSATCTNSFHKEGGPRRFLQGYAVCDDKGWSVTILPGQKSSMLQALTRSNALIDLPAGSPPVEKDQEVSIILLYS; the protein is encoded by the coding sequence GTGCTGCGAAATGTGAAACTTGAAGAGGCTCAGGATATCTTACTGAGCCTCACAGCTCCTTTACCGGGGGAGACGGTTCCCCTGCTGCAGGCCCTGGGGCGTGTCGCCGCCCGGGACTTGTATGCCGATCAAAGCTTGCCTCCCTGCCCGCAGGCGGTGGTGGACGGCTACGCGGTGTGCGCCGGCGTTAACAGCTGTGGGGGTGGGGGCTATGTGGTTAAAGAGCGTCTGAGTCCCGGCAAAACAGCGACCTCCCCTCTGAGTTCAGGCCAGGCCGCATATGTTGCGACAGGATGCGCTTTGCCGGCCGGTACCACAGCCGTTGTCCCGCATGAAATTGCGAGGCTTTCGGGAGAGCGGGTTGTTTTCACGGAAGAAGTCCTGCAGGGCGATAACATCAGAGAGCCGGGAGAGGATTTCCAGGCCGGCTCCCTGCTGGTATCGCGCGGTACTCGCCTCAGCCCCGGCCTCACCAGCGTGCTGGCGGCATTCGGGAAGAGCAATGTCACGGTTTTCCGGCGGCCCAAGGTCGCGGTGCTCAGTCTGGGCGGTGGCGTCGTGTCTTACCACAATATACCCGAACCAGGCCAGCTCAGGGACAGCAACGGTCCCCTTATAGCCGCGCTGGCGCTGGAGGACGGGGGACAGGTGACCAATGTGGAGGTGAGCGGCGGCGAGAGCGCCGCATGCCTCAAGGAGCACCTGGAAAACCTGATGCAGCAAGCCGATCTGGTAATTACCACCGGGGGAGCCGCATCAGGGGATGACGACCAGGCTACCTATATGCTGAAGAATATAGGAGCTCATTTGCTTTTCTGGGGAATAAAAATAAAACCGGGCAGCCACAGCGGAGCGGCCATAGTCAACAACAAAATTATTATTGCGCTCTCCGGCAACCCGGCAGCTTGCGCGGCCGGCTACCACCTGCTCGCCGGCCCTGTCTTACGTGCCCTGCAGGAGCTGCCGCCATATCCGAAGGTTTTATCTGCAACATGTACCAACTCTTTTCATAAAGAGGGAGGTCCCCGCCGGTTTCTGCAGGGGTATGCGGTGTGTGATGACAAGGGGTGGAGCGTAACCATATTGCCGGGCCAGAAGTCAAGCATGCTCCAGGCGCTAACTAGATCAAACGCTTTAATTGACCTCCCGGCGGGCAGCCCGCCAGTGGAAAAAGACCAAGAAGTGTCCATTATCCTACTATACTCTTAA
- the mobB gene encoding molybdopterin-guanine dinucleotide biosynthesis protein B: MEKPIPVIGLAGYSGSGKTTFLEKLITELKRRGYRLGVIKHTHHKDTRRPNPAGAAVEVLAAPDGAFMFREFETEPPPEKVISMLDGVDLILIEGYKQGRWPKLAIFRHGVTERPAIDPEDLLAEISDVSSGSAAPHFSLDDAAGVADLLERVILKMKKNLRANIPVKQKWVRIHARQDP, from the coding sequence ATGGAAAAGCCTATTCCTGTGATCGGGCTGGCTGGTTACTCGGGTTCGGGTAAGACCACCTTTTTGGAAAAATTAATCACTGAGCTGAAACGGCGGGGCTATCGTCTGGGTGTCATCAAACACACTCATCATAAAGACACCCGGCGGCCCAACCCGGCCGGCGCCGCGGTTGAGGTCCTGGCCGCGCCGGATGGCGCCTTCATGTTCAGGGAGTTTGAGACTGAGCCCCCGCCGGAAAAAGTTATCTCCATGCTTGACGGGGTGGACCTCATCCTTATTGAAGGGTACAAACAGGGCAGGTGGCCGAAGCTTGCAATTTTTCGCCATGGAGTAACCGAGCGTCCGGCAATTGACCCGGAGGACCTCCTGGCCGAGATCAGTGATGTATCCTCCGGCTCCGCTGCGCCGCACTTCAGTCTCGACGACGCCGCCGGGGTAGCTGATTTGCTTGAGCGGGTCATCCTGAAAATGAAAAAAAACCTGCGGGCTAATATCCCGGTAAAACAAAAGTGGGTGCGAATCCATGCGCGCCAGGACCCCTGA
- a CDS encoding molybdopterin-binding protein: MRKVPVTEAVGMILCHDITKIVPGCEKGRAYQKGQVVTTEDIPKLLDLGKKHIYVWEPEDDLVHEDEAALSLARHAAGPGLYWDQPNQGRVNIRAAREGLLKVQASRLYRANSLEDIVMATLHNNRVVCKEQVVAGTRVIPLAVRRQILEEAEKICSEPGPLLSVKPFQPLWVGIVTTGSEVYSGRIQDGFCSVIKKKIAPFGARLLGQIIVPDDPDVISKEIRMLIADGAGLVMVTGGMSVDPDDVTPAGIRASGAEVVTYGAPSLPGAMFMLAYLGHVPVCGLPGCVMFNNSTIFDLILPRIFAGERISRPEIVALGHGGLCEECEACRYPACSFGKAT; encoded by the coding sequence ATGCGGAAGGTGCCGGTGACGGAAGCGGTTGGCATGATCCTGTGTCATGACATTACAAAAATTGTTCCCGGCTGCGAAAAGGGACGCGCATACCAAAAAGGCCAGGTTGTAACGACCGAGGATATCCCCAAACTCCTGGATCTGGGCAAGAAACACATCTATGTATGGGAGCCGGAGGACGACCTTGTCCACGAGGATGAGGCCGCCTTGAGTCTGGCGCGGCATGCCGCCGGGCCGGGCCTCTACTGGGATCAGCCAAATCAGGGCCGGGTCAATATCCGTGCGGCGCGTGAGGGTCTCTTAAAAGTACAGGCGAGCCGTTTATATAGGGCCAACAGCCTGGAGGATATTGTCATGGCTACTTTGCACAACAACAGGGTTGTGTGCAAAGAGCAGGTCGTTGCCGGTACCAGGGTCATACCGCTGGCAGTCCGGCGTCAGATCCTGGAGGAGGCCGAAAAAATCTGCAGCGAGCCCGGCCCGCTCTTATCTGTAAAGCCCTTTCAACCACTTTGGGTGGGGATTGTCACAACGGGCAGCGAGGTTTATTCAGGGCGCATTCAAGATGGCTTTTGCAGCGTTATCAAGAAGAAGATCGCTCCTTTCGGCGCCAGGCTGCTCGGTCAGATTATTGTGCCGGACGATCCGGATGTGATTTCCAAGGAAATCCGCATGTTGATAGCTGATGGAGCGGGGCTGGTTATGGTTACCGGCGGGATGTCGGTAGATCCGGACGACGTGACTCCCGCCGGGATCAGGGCCAGCGGAGCCGAGGTCGTCACCTACGGGGCTCCGTCGCTGCCCGGCGCCATGTTTATGCTGGCTTACCTGGGACATGTGCCGGTATGCGGCCTGCCCGGCTGCGTCATGTTCAACAACTCTACCATCTTTGATCTCATCCTGCCGCGCATTTTCGCCGGCGAACGCATCAGCCGCCCCGAAATCGTGGCGCTGGGACACGGCGGCCTGTGTGAGGAATGCGAGGCTTGTAGATACCCGGCCTGCTCTTTCGGCAAGGCTACCTGA
- the fdhD gene encoding formate dehydrogenase accessory sulfurtransferase FdhD: MTQSPLYRERAVKTYDHGNTQSASVPVVLEIPITVYVNDTELATLICSPGGHKELAVGFLLSEGLLQDLTDIKDITFNEQDGLLWVETTEPVPQMENFLRRQIASCCGKGRAALYYINDARKLKPVQSSCVFAAGHLLRLIGLLEEGSATFRKTGGVHSAALGDSQGMLVMHEDIGRHNAVDKVMGHAFLNRLNPADKCLLLSGRISSEILIKAAHNGIPVVVSRSAPTFLAVELADEFNITLVGFARGERLTVYSHTERVSM; encoded by the coding sequence ATGACTCAATCGCCGCTTTATAGGGAACGCGCTGTTAAAACTTACGACCATGGGAACACGCAATCTGCCAGTGTTCCGGTTGTGCTGGAAATACCCATTACTGTCTATGTAAACGATACTGAGCTGGCTACTTTGATCTGTTCCCCCGGCGGCCACAAGGAACTGGCGGTGGGGTTTTTATTGAGCGAAGGGCTGCTGCAGGATCTCACAGACATTAAAGATATAACCTTTAACGAACAGGACGGTCTTCTGTGGGTGGAAACCACCGAGCCGGTCCCGCAAATGGAAAATTTTTTGCGCCGGCAGATTGCCAGCTGCTGCGGCAAAGGCAGGGCCGCGTTATATTATATAAATGACGCCCGCAAATTAAAACCTGTACAGTCTTCCTGTGTGTTTGCAGCCGGCCACCTGTTGCGCCTAATCGGCTTGCTGGAGGAGGGGTCAGCCACCTTTCGCAAGACAGGGGGCGTGCACAGCGCGGCGCTGGGCGACAGCCAGGGCATGCTGGTGATGCACGAGGATATCGGCCGCCATAACGCGGTCGACAAGGTTATGGGACACGCTTTTTTAAACAGGCTTAATCCGGCGGACAAATGCCTGCTCTTAAGCGGGCGCATATCCTCAGAGATACTGATCAAGGCGGCTCATAACGGCATACCGGTCGTGGTGTCGCGTTCCGCGCCCACCTTCTTGGCCGTGGAACTGGCCGATGAGTTTAACATCACCCTCGTGGGCTTTGCCCGGGGAGAAAGACTGACTGTCTACAGCCATACGGAAAGAGTGTCGATGTGA
- a CDS encoding sigma-54-dependent Fis family transcriptional regulator: MDGLNLSVTSPAWQQFVEKRQVDPATVSEIVLDSWRRCADYNVDPYHLNNEILGQRALRERLRENKQLLEIANPIINKLYVLLKESGYTVFLADNQGYILVSQGDPGFTAKAQKILLSVGANWHESVRGTNAIGTTLALKQPVHINSWEHYCRENHLIDCSAAPIWGPNGELLGVLDVTGDYQHAHPHTLALVVSAVSLIQHRLALSDSNRKLVIADLYTDTIMESSGEGYVCIDGSDKITRVNRRFAQTFGLLPEQCMGQPLASVLNEDGSAWTELLDGPGRLERLFRQASLRHGFTYSIRSIWGKKQHWLGAVASIKNVKQPRQQTPAIANATHYTFADIIGRSHRLQNAKRLAELASRIDSTVLLQGETGTGKEMFAQSIHHASNRREGPFVAVNCGSLPKTLIESELFGYEEGSFTGARRGGRQGKFELANGGTIFLDEIGDMPLDIQASLLRVLEEHKVVRVGGQRPVSVDIRIIAATNKNLAEEAARGNFRPDLFYRLNVLSIDIPSLHDREDDIMELAEYFMKTISHRLGKVVNQISYGVKVLFQSYNWPGNVRELENIIERAISFCEGTSITVEDLPEYLKQKQPVADSNSIPDLNLRQLEEQAISEALNKFDYNISKVANALGIGRNTLYRKMKEYDIKGARQA; encoded by the coding sequence ATGGATGGATTAAACCTTTCCGTTACTTCTCCCGCTTGGCAACAATTCGTCGAAAAAAGGCAGGTTGATCCTGCGACCGTTTCTGAAATTGTATTGGATTCATGGAGAAGGTGTGCCGACTACAACGTTGATCCCTATCATCTTAACAATGAAATTTTGGGCCAGCGCGCCTTGCGGGAAAGACTCCGGGAAAATAAACAGCTGTTGGAAATTGCTAACCCGATCATAAATAAGCTGTACGTATTACTGAAAGAGTCCGGATATACGGTTTTTCTTGCCGACAACCAGGGATATATCCTGGTCAGCCAGGGTGATCCGGGCTTTACCGCCAAAGCGCAAAAAATACTTCTCTCGGTGGGGGCCAACTGGCATGAGTCAGTGCGTGGCACCAACGCTATCGGCACCACCCTGGCTCTCAAACAACCGGTCCATATCAACAGCTGGGAGCATTACTGCCGTGAAAATCATTTAATAGATTGTTCCGCCGCCCCAATTTGGGGACCGAACGGGGAACTGCTCGGGGTCCTTGATGTAACCGGCGATTACCAGCATGCCCATCCCCACACCCTGGCCCTGGTTGTTTCTGCGGTTTCTTTAATTCAGCATCGCCTGGCACTTAGTGATTCCAACCGCAAACTTGTTATCGCCGACCTGTATACCGATACCATAATGGAGTCCTCAGGCGAAGGGTATGTTTGCATAGACGGCAGCGATAAGATCACGCGGGTAAACCGCCGTTTTGCCCAGACTTTCGGTTTGCTGCCGGAGCAATGCATGGGTCAGCCGCTAGCGTCGGTTTTAAACGAGGACGGTTCCGCCTGGACGGAACTCCTGGACGGCCCCGGCCGCCTTGAGAGATTGTTCAGGCAGGCGTCTTTAAGGCATGGTTTCACCTACTCCATCCGTTCAATTTGGGGTAAAAAGCAGCACTGGCTAGGCGCGGTGGCATCAATTAAAAATGTTAAACAACCCAGGCAGCAAACACCGGCTATAGCCAATGCCACCCATTATACCTTTGCCGACATTATCGGACGCAGCCATCGCCTGCAAAACGCTAAACGGCTGGCCGAACTGGCATCCCGGATCGATTCCACCGTTTTACTGCAGGGGGAGACAGGGACCGGTAAAGAAATGTTTGCCCAGTCGATCCACCACGCCAGTAACAGGAGAGAAGGGCCATTTGTTGCTGTAAACTGTGGCTCACTGCCAAAAACCCTGATCGAAAGTGAACTGTTTGGCTATGAAGAAGGGTCCTTTACCGGGGCCAGGCGCGGCGGCAGGCAGGGTAAATTCGAACTGGCCAACGGCGGGACGATTTTTCTGGACGAAATCGGCGACATGCCCCTTGATATCCAGGCCAGTTTGCTGCGTGTTCTAGAAGAGCACAAGGTCGTTCGCGTCGGCGGACAACGCCCGGTTTCGGTTGATATCAGGATAATTGCCGCAACCAACAAAAATTTGGCGGAGGAGGCGGCCAGGGGCAATTTCCGGCCTGACCTTTTCTACCGTTTGAACGTGCTCAGTATCGACATTCCCAGCCTGCACGACCGGGAAGACGATATAATGGAGCTGGCCGAATACTTCATGAAAACAATCAGCCACCGGCTCGGCAAAGTCGTTAATCAAATATCCTACGGGGTTAAGGTCCTCTTCCAGAGCTATAACTGGCCCGGCAACGTCCGGGAACTGGAGAATATAATTGAACGCGCCATCAGTTTTTGCGAGGGAACGAGCATCACCGTTGAAGACCTCCCCGAATATCTGAAGCAGAAACAGCCTGTGGCGGACAGTAACTCCATTCCGGATTTGAACCTGCGGCAGTTGGAGGAACAGGCCATCTCCGAGGCGCTGAATAAATTCGACTATAACATTTCGAAAGTGGCGAATGCCCTGGGCATCGGGAGGAATACCCTGTACCGGAAAATGAAGGAGTATGACATCAAGGGAGCCAGGCAGGCTTGA
- a CDS encoding glycyl radical protein → MNGITERVHRLQEKYLATAPAIDAERAVIITRSYQETEGEPMIMRRAKAMKKLLNEMTIWIADDELIVGNQAKVARSAPVFPEFSYDWIIEEMNNEPFEEGTADRFLIDEETKQILRGLYEYWKGKKVNDLVLNMLPEESKKAIETSGVFAFGIPEVAIAGVGHYSPNYKTILEKGFSGVKKDALKQLEQLGIPRDGRDIEKYHFWNAIIMVCDAVADFAKRYANLARELADKETNKTRKIELLQIASNCDWVPENPARTFWEACQSVWFLQLVLQLESSGHSISPGRFDQYMYPYYQKDIAAGNITKDGAQELIECLWIKLSEINKIRPSGPIKGSAGYPMFQNLCVGGQTRDGRDATNELSYMCLDATMNVKLHQPSISVRIWNGTPDELWFKSIEVTKQGLGMPAFHNDEVIIPALLNRGRELEDARDYAIVGCVEPGCQGFEYGWSGGTGDAPFFSLPACLELAINNGVNMLTGVKSGPATGDLASFSSFDEVKEAYVKQIQYFVDHFAVITNVGDLAHMQLVPLPILSCAMEPCVNRGVDVTAGGAKYNCTGTAGVGVSNVADALSAIKKFVFDEKKYSGAVLLSALRSNWEGQEALRNEIITSAPSYGNNDAYVDDLARWAAGVYCKLTEECSGPRGPYSPGFYPVVAHIYMGYWRAASLDGRRAGEPLADGISPVHGKDKNGPTAILNSAAAVDHLINSNGTLLNLKFHPTAVEGDSGTRNLISAIKTFFDNKGLHLQFNVVSSKTLRDAQKNPDKYRGLVVRVAGYSALFVGLDPAIQEDIIERTEYTELV, encoded by the coding sequence GTGAACGGTATCACTGAGAGGGTTCATCGGTTGCAAGAAAAGTATTTAGCTACCGCCCCGGCGATAGATGCAGAGCGGGCCGTGATCATTACCAGATCGTACCAGGAGACGGAAGGGGAGCCCATGATCATGAGAAGGGCCAAAGCTATGAAAAAGCTGTTAAATGAAATGACCATCTGGATTGCTGATGATGAACTGATCGTTGGCAACCAGGCTAAAGTAGCTAGGTCTGCGCCGGTCTTCCCAGAGTTCTCCTATGACTGGATTATTGAAGAGATGAACAATGAACCTTTTGAAGAAGGAACCGCGGACAGGTTTTTAATCGATGAGGAGACCAAACAAATCCTCAGAGGTCTCTATGAATATTGGAAGGGTAAAAAAGTTAATGATTTAGTTTTGAATATGCTGCCCGAAGAATCCAAGAAAGCAATAGAGACTTCCGGAGTGTTTGCCTTCGGTATTCCGGAAGTTGCTATCGCGGGTGTGGGTCATTACAGCCCGAATTATAAAACCATTCTGGAAAAAGGGTTTTCAGGGGTTAAAAAAGATGCCCTCAAGCAGCTTGAACAGCTTGGTATACCCAGGGATGGCCGGGACATTGAAAAATATCATTTCTGGAATGCGATAATTATGGTTTGTGATGCTGTGGCAGATTTTGCGAAAAGGTACGCTAATCTGGCACGGGAATTAGCGGATAAAGAAACTAATAAAACTAGAAAAATTGAGCTGTTGCAAATAGCCAGTAACTGTGACTGGGTTCCTGAAAACCCGGCCAGGACATTCTGGGAAGCATGCCAGTCAGTTTGGTTCCTGCAATTGGTTCTCCAGCTTGAATCCAGCGGACACTCAATTTCACCAGGAAGATTTGACCAGTACATGTACCCCTACTATCAAAAAGATATAGCTGCGGGAAATATTACTAAAGATGGTGCCCAAGAACTGATCGAATGTTTGTGGATTAAACTTTCGGAGATTAACAAAATTCGCCCAAGTGGCCCTATCAAAGGCTCTGCAGGATATCCAATGTTCCAGAATCTCTGTGTAGGAGGCCAGACCAGGGATGGCCGGGATGCAACAAACGAACTCTCCTATATGTGCCTGGATGCGACAATGAATGTCAAGCTGCATCAACCTTCTATTTCGGTAAGAATATGGAATGGGACACCTGACGAGTTATGGTTTAAATCAATCGAAGTGACGAAACAGGGACTGGGGATGCCAGCATTTCACAACGATGAAGTGATCATTCCGGCGTTATTAAACAGGGGCAGAGAGTTAGAGGACGCGCGTGATTACGCCATAGTTGGGTGTGTTGAGCCCGGTTGTCAGGGATTTGAGTACGGGTGGTCCGGTGGCACCGGCGATGCGCCATTTTTCAGTTTGCCGGCATGTTTGGAACTGGCGATCAACAATGGTGTAAATATGCTCACTGGTGTTAAGTCAGGCCCTGCGACCGGGGATCTGGCAAGTTTTAGCTCCTTTGATGAGGTTAAAGAGGCTTATGTTAAGCAGATCCAATATTTTGTAGATCATTTTGCGGTAATCACGAATGTTGGTGATCTGGCACATATGCAACTAGTTCCGCTGCCGATTCTCTCCTGTGCCATGGAACCTTGCGTCAACCGCGGTGTGGATGTAACCGCTGGTGGAGCAAAATATAATTGCACGGGCACTGCGGGAGTGGGGGTCAGCAACGTAGCAGATGCATTATCTGCAATCAAGAAGTTTGTGTTTGACGAAAAGAAATATAGTGGTGCTGTACTTTTAAGCGCTTTAAGGTCGAATTGGGAAGGACAGGAGGCTTTACGCAACGAGATTATAACTAGTGCTCCCAGTTACGGCAATAATGACGCTTATGTCGATGATTTGGCCAGGTGGGCGGCAGGCGTTTATTGTAAACTCACGGAAGAATGTTCAGGGCCAAGGGGACCATACAGTCCCGGATTCTATCCGGTAGTTGCCCATATTTACATGGGTTATTGGCGGGCAGCCTCTTTAGATGGAAGAAGGGCTGGTGAACCGCTGGCTGACGGGATTTCTCCCGTTCACGGCAAAGATAAAAACGGCCCGACAGCTATACTCAATTCTGCCGCGGCTGTGGACCATCTCATTAACTCTAACGGAACCTTGCTGAATCTGAAGTTCCACCCAACTGCAGTCGAAGGCGACAGCGGTACAAGAAATCTAATATCAGCAATTAAGACTTTCTTTGACAATAAGGGACTGCACCTCCAGTTCAACGTTGTTAGCTCAAAAACACTGCGTGATGCGCAGAAGAACCCGGATAAATACAGGGGATTAGTGGTACGGGTAGCGGGTTATAGCGCCCTCTTTGTAGGATTGGACCCGGCGATCCAGGAAGATATCATAGAAAGAACCGAGTATACTGAACTGGTTTAA